Proteins from a genomic interval of Pseudomonadales bacterium:
- a CDS encoding OsmC family protein, translating into MKAQVKWVDNAQFLAESGSGHSVVLDGPESAGGRNSGIRPMEMLLLGMGGCASFDVISILKKSRQQITDCQAYLEAERADAVPAVFTKIHIKFVVSGHQLKEKQVARAVSLSAEKYCSASIMMEAAGVEVSHSYELLELSQSESG; encoded by the coding sequence ATGAAGGCACAGGTGAAATGGGTTGATAATGCTCAGTTCTTAGCAGAGTCGGGCAGTGGCCATAGTGTGGTTTTGGATGGGCCAGAATCGGCCGGGGGAAGAAATAGCGGCATTAGGCCGATGGAGATGTTGCTATTGGGCATGGGTGGCTGTGCCTCGTTTGATGTGATCAGTATTTTAAAAAAATCGCGTCAGCAGATTACTGATTGTCAGGCGTATTTAGAGGCTGAACGGGCGGATGCTGTGCCTGCAGTATTCACTAAAATTCACATTAAATTTGTGGTTTCAGGTCATCAGCTGAAAGAGAAGCAGGTTGCGCGTGCGGTGTCACTGTCGGCAGAGAAGTATTGCTCGGCATCGATCATGATGGAAGCTGCTGGCGTTGAAGTTTCACACAGTTATGAACTACTTGAGCTATCGCAGTCTGAATCAGGCTAA
- a CDS encoding DMT family transporter has protein sequence MPFIQKIPLSVRYMLLSALGFALMAACVKQVSNNGIPLLEIVAARALVSLALSFIDVQRKGISIWGNNKPWLIARGVVGAFTLIAVYYAVSALPLADATVIQYLHPVFTGLLAFIFLKEPLQRSTILCVMLSLTGLLIMTNPEILFSQHTSQLPAFAVAMAILGAFGSGVAYVIVRKLSQTDDASVIIFYFPLIALPIALIGLGDQWVLPTGHSWWLLLCIGIFTQLGQVGLTKAMQTEAAAKATAYSYIQVVFSAILGWLFFSELPSIWTIIGASLIIAGALINVFWKK, from the coding sequence ATGCCATTTATTCAAAAAATTCCTTTAAGCGTTCGCTATATGCTGCTAAGTGCACTTGGCTTCGCATTGATGGCTGCCTGTGTCAAACAGGTCAGCAATAACGGCATACCTTTACTGGAAATTGTAGCCGCCAGAGCGCTTGTATCACTAGCACTGAGTTTTATTGATGTGCAGCGCAAAGGCATTTCAATTTGGGGTAATAACAAACCCTGGCTCATCGCACGTGGGGTAGTTGGCGCATTCACCTTAATAGCTGTGTATTATGCGGTAAGCGCTTTACCATTGGCCGATGCAACCGTTATCCAGTATTTACACCCGGTTTTCACGGGTCTGTTAGCTTTTATTTTTTTAAAGGAGCCTTTGCAACGATCGACCATTCTATGCGTCATGCTTAGCCTAACAGGGCTTTTAATTATGACAAATCCTGAGATATTATTTTCTCAACACACATCGCAGTTACCTGCTTTTGCAGTCGCAATGGCGATACTAGGCGCATTTGGCAGTGGCGTGGCCTATGTTATTGTGCGTAAACTGAGTCAAACCGATGATGCTTCGGTGATTATTTTTTACTTCCCACTGATTGCACTTCCAATTGCGCTGATTGGTCTTGGCGACCAGTGGGTCTTACCAACTGGCCATAGCTGGTGGCTACTGCTGTGTATTGGCATATTCACACAGCTTGGACAAGTTGGCTTAACGAAGGCGATGCAAACAGAGGCGGCAGCCAAAGCGACCGCTTATTCATATATTCAGGTTGTCTTTTCGGCCATTCTGGGCTGGCTGTTCTTTAGCGAGCTGCCATCAATTTGGACCATCATCGGCGCCAGCCTGATTATAGCTGGCGCATTGATTAATGTATTTTGGAAAAAATAA
- the crp gene encoding cAMP-activated global transcriptional regulator CRP, producing MTYTPLNPHIPQVEDFLSHCTIRKFPSKTTLISAGERSHSLFYILEGSVTVLLEDEEGREMIVAYLNKGDFLGEAGIFDNDNTRTACIRTKTACEIAEISYERFRHLINQQPIFXMELTKQISNRLQATTQKVGDLAFLDVTGRVARTLLDLCKQPDAMTHPDGMQIKITRQEIGRIVGCSREMAGRVLKTLEAQGLISVSGKTMVVFNAR from the coding sequence ATGACTTATACACCGCTAAATCCGCATATTCCTCAAGTAGAGGACTTTTTGTCGCACTGCACTATAAGAAAGTTTCCAAGCAAAACCACCCTTATCTCTGCTGGCGAGCGCTCTCATTCTTTATTTTATATTTTAGAAGGGTCGGTAACGGTGCTACTTGAGGATGAAGAAGGTCGAGAGATGATTGTCGCTTATTTAAACAAAGGCGACTTTCTTGGCGAGGCAGGTATATTTGATAATGATAATACCCGCACNGCCTGCATTCGCACCAAAACTGCCTGTGAGATAGCGGAAATCTCTTATGAGCGTTTTCGTCATTTAATTAATCAGCAGCCGATATTCTTNATGGAACTTACTAAACAAATTTCCAATCGTTTACAGGCAACCACACAAAAAGTCGGCGATTTAGCGTTTCTTGATGTCACCGGCAGGGTTGCTCGCACCTTACTGGACCTTTGCAAACAACCCGATGCAATGACTCACCCTGACGGCATGCAAATTAAAATCACACGTCAAGAAATTGGTCGCATCGTTGGCTGTTCTCGTGAAATGGCTGGGCGAGTATTAAAAACCTTAGAAGCACAGGGCTTGATCTCAGTGAGCGGCAAAACCATGGTAGTATTTAATGCCCGCTAG